The proteins below are encoded in one region of Halalkalicoccus jeotgali B3:
- a CDS encoding DUF7090 family protein: MDYALAIEGAPETVPGGTGVLLLHPSTGETDRIDTDFLATDTDHFLVISTRTTAREVEQKLEYYDVDESRAVILDTLSVERGYSRRSGEKVHYVSAPHDLDGIVSQARNFLETHDGKLRLTVDSVTELAYYADEQEVYEAMGELLDLLAEYDAVGLFHLSKEVHDEETTEKYVELFDGTVDLTADGSVRCEF; the protein is encoded by the coding sequence ATGGACTACGCGCTGGCGATCGAAGGGGCACCCGAGACGGTTCCGGGCGGGACCGGGGTCCTCCTCCTCCATCCGAGCACCGGCGAGACCGACCGTATCGACACCGATTTCCTCGCGACCGACACCGACCACTTCCTGGTGATCTCGACACGAACCACCGCCCGCGAGGTCGAACAGAAACTCGAGTACTACGACGTCGACGAATCCCGGGCCGTCATCCTCGATACCCTCTCGGTCGAGCGGGGCTACTCGCGGCGAAGCGGCGAGAAGGTCCACTACGTCTCGGCCCCCCACGACCTCGACGGGATCGTCTCGCAGGCCCGGAACTTCCTCGAAACCCACGACGGGAAACTCCGCCTGACGGTCGACTCGGTCACCGAGCTCGCCTACTACGCGGACGAACAGGAGGTCTACGAGGCGATGGGCGAACTGCTCGACCTCCTCGCGGAGTACGATGCCGTCGGGCTCTTTCACCTCTCGAAGGAGGTCCACGACGAGGAGACGACCGAGAAGTACGTCGAGTTGTTCGACGGCACCGTCGACCTGACCGCCGACGGAAGCGTCAGGTGCGAGTTCTGA
- a CDS encoding stage II sporulation protein M, protein MKVTDALDGALSTLVERPAAILPAYFVGYGAGTVARTIPLLGLCLAYLLLLVQGRLAPLEDALAATDPEALGEAGSQPVDPEAIPTERLEEAFAGLLTPGVLVVVGVSVLLGLAIWLLVGAAFHAGQIHTVYAALGERSPVEAGVSGAIGDLKPFVGLALFEYGLYALVTVVYGLVVFVASALYAADPGLGLVIAVGAALLAPVWLLSVLAIAAVFVFAPQAVVVDRVGTVDGVRRGAGFLRRRPGAFVAYLLVALGLTAAVGGATALFAVLGVSQVASILTLVFVTPFLHLLKTGIYAEGGRVETRPLLSAEGRGLRARLGQGWAASAGAFRSAVLSTTGLALTGVCLLVFGLGTLGGYLAVGEFALGMGEVGDPTAVFGPFPVDTFVMIAANNWLVAVGQTFAGLAFGLPTVVNLLFNGAIVGLVAGLSTDLPVVAALVVPHALLEVPALAASGALGLRLGYASWRRARGTVDDAALASEIRLAFWALVGLASVFVVASFVEAFLTPRIAGWFL, encoded by the coding sequence ATGAAGGTCACTGACGCGCTCGATGGGGCCCTCTCGACGCTGGTCGAGCGGCCCGCGGCGATCCTCCCCGCCTATTTCGTCGGCTACGGCGCCGGCACCGTCGCCCGAACGATCCCCCTGCTCGGGCTCTGTCTCGCCTACCTCCTATTGCTCGTTCAGGGTCGCCTCGCCCCCCTCGAGGACGCCCTCGCCGCGACCGACCCCGAGGCGCTCGGGGAGGCAGGGTCCCAGCCGGTCGATCCCGAAGCCATCCCGACCGAGCGCCTCGAGGAGGCGTTCGCGGGCCTCCTCACGCCAGGAGTGCTCGTCGTCGTCGGCGTCTCGGTCCTGCTCGGGCTGGCGATCTGGCTTTTGGTCGGCGCCGCCTTCCACGCCGGCCAGATCCACACCGTCTACGCCGCCCTCGGCGAGCGCTCGCCGGTCGAGGCCGGCGTCTCGGGGGCGATCGGGGATCTAAAGCCCTTCGTCGGCCTCGCACTGTTCGAGTACGGCCTCTACGCGCTGGTGACGGTCGTCTATGGTCTCGTGGTGTTCGTCGCGAGCGCGCTCTACGCCGCCGATCCCGGGCTCGGGCTCGTAATCGCTGTCGGGGCCGCGCTGTTGGCCCCGGTCTGGCTGCTCTCGGTGCTCGCGATCGCCGCCGTCTTCGTTTTCGCCCCACAGGCGGTGGTCGTCGACCGCGTCGGGACCGTCGACGGGGTCAGGCGGGGCGCGGGGTTCCTCCGGCGACGCCCCGGGGCGTTCGTGGCCTATCTCCTCGTCGCGCTCGGACTCACGGCCGCGGTCGGCGGGGCGACGGCGCTGTTTGCCGTCCTCGGTGTCTCGCAGGTCGCCAGCATCCTCACGCTGGTGTTCGTCACCCCCTTCCTCCACCTCCTGAAGACGGGGATCTACGCCGAGGGTGGGCGCGTCGAGACGCGTCCGCTGCTTTCGGCGGAGGGCCGCGGGCTACGGGCGCGCCTCGGGCAGGGCTGGGCGGCGAGCGCGGGGGCGTTTCGCTCGGCCGTCCTCTCGACGACGGGACTCGCGCTGACGGGGGTGTGTCTCCTGGTGTTCGGGCTCGGCACCCTCGGCGGGTATCTCGCGGTCGGGGAGTTCGCCCTCGGTATGGGCGAGGTCGGGGACCCGACAGCGGTCTTCGGCCCGTTCCCGGTCGATACCTTCGTCATGATCGCCGCGAACAACTGGCTGGTCGCGGTCGGCCAGACGTTCGCCGGTCTCGCCTTCGGGCTCCCGACGGTGGTCAACCTGCTGTTCAACGGCGCGATCGTCGGGCTGGTCGCCGGCCTCAGTACCGACCTGCCGGTCGTCGCGGCACTCGTCGTCCCGCACGCGCTGCTCGAGGTCCCGGCGCTCGCGGCCTCGGGCGCGCTCGGACTCCGGCTTGGCTATGCGAGCTGGCGGCGTGCCCGTGGAACCGTCGACGACGCGGCCCTCGCGAGCGAAATCCGGCTGGCCTTCTGGGCGCTCGTGGGTCTGGCTTCCGTCTTCGTCGTCGCCTCGTTCGTCGAGGCGTTCCTCACCCCACGTATCGCCGGGTGGTTTCTGTAG
- a CDS encoding DUF2073 domain-containing protein produces MAEITGSDDNGVQIDLISGERMDELASMEKIRMILDGVHEGNIVILEEGLTPEEESKLIEVTMSEINPDGFNGIEIETYPKSQTGGGGFLGRLMGKEETKKLTVIGPANQIETLHKDESLISALVSRR; encoded by the coding sequence ATGGCCGAAATAACCGGTTCGGACGACAATGGGGTGCAGATCGACCTCATCAGCGGCGAGCGCATGGACGAACTCGCGAGCATGGAGAAGATCCGGATGATCCTCGACGGCGTCCACGAGGGAAACATCGTCATCCTCGAGGAGGGCCTGACCCCCGAGGAGGAGTCGAAACTCATCGAGGTAACGATGAGCGAGATCAACCCCGACGGGTTCAACGGCATCGAGATCGAGACCTACCCCAAGTCCCAGACCGGCGGAGGCGGCTTCCTCGGACGGTTGATGGGCAAGGAGGAGACCAAGAAGCTCACCGTCATCGGGCCCGCGAACCAGATCGAGACCCTCCACAAGGACGAGTCGCTCATCAGCGCGCTCGTCTCCCGGCGATAA
- a CDS encoding class I SAM-dependent methyltransferase encodes MSVREEFDDWASEGRDRGMEDRHWHTAKHVLARMPVEEGDTVFDLGTGSGYALRALRETKGADRGYGLDGSPEMVRNARSYTDDPSISFLLADFDSLPLATDSVDHAFSMEAFYYASDPHHTLSELARIVRPGGTFFCAVNYYEENVHSHEWQERISVEMTRWSCSEYREAFREAGFHVAEQDNVPDREVEIPDESAFPTDDWEDRDEMVERYRTYGTLLTVGVVP; translated from the coding sequence ATGAGCGTTCGCGAGGAGTTCGACGACTGGGCGAGCGAGGGGAGGGATCGAGGCATGGAGGATCGCCACTGGCACACCGCCAAACACGTGCTGGCCCGCATGCCCGTCGAGGAAGGAGATACCGTCTTCGACCTCGGAACGGGGTCGGGCTACGCGCTGCGGGCGCTCCGGGAGACGAAGGGCGCCGACCGGGGCTACGGGCTCGACGGCTCGCCCGAAATGGTCCGAAACGCCCGCTCGTACACCGATGACCCCTCGATATCGTTCCTGCTCGCGGACTTCGACTCGCTCCCGCTTGCGACGGATTCCGTCGATCACGCCTTCTCGATGGAGGCCTTTTACTACGCGAGCGACCCCCATCACACCCTCTCGGAACTCGCCCGGATCGTCCGGCCCGGCGGCACCTTCTTCTGTGCGGTGAACTACTACGAGGAGAACGTCCACTCCCACGAGTGGCAAGAGCGCATTTCGGTCGAGATGACCCGTTGGTCGTGCTCGGAGTACCGCGAGGCGTTTCGAGAAGCGGGCTTTCACGTCGCCGAGCAGGACAACGTCCCCGATCGCGAGGTCGAGATCCCGGACGAGAGCGCGTTTCCGACCGACGACTGGGAGGACAGGGACGAAATGGTCGAACGCTACCGAACCTACGGGACCCTGCTGACCGTCGGAGTCGTCCCGTAG
- a CDS encoding Zn-ribbon domain-containing protein has product MPHQCTECGHSFEDGSKEMLSGCPECGGNKFQFLPEGAKQADESDPEPDLAPDSPAEQPTSTDGPDREDRAQADARSSVVDADELSEATSEPASEDTPDLSQLREELNDQFESIRIVDHGQYELNLMELYKREEFIIALQENGRYVIEVPESFRRGPEN; this is encoded by the coding sequence GTGCCCCACCAGTGTACCGAGTGTGGTCACTCTTTCGAGGACGGCTCCAAGGAGATGCTATCGGGCTGTCCGGAGTGTGGTGGCAACAAGTTCCAGTTCCTTCCCGAGGGGGCAAAGCAGGCCGACGAGTCGGATCCCGAGCCCGATCTGGCTCCCGACTCGCCGGCCGAGCAGCCGACGTCGACCGACGGCCCCGACCGCGAGGACCGCGCGCAGGCCGATGCCCGGTCGTCGGTCGTCGACGCCGACGAACTGTCCGAGGCCACGAGCGAACCCGCTTCCGAGGACACACCCGACCTCTCACAGCTCCGCGAGGAGCTGAACGACCAGTTCGAGAGCATCCGGATCGTCGACCACGGCCAGTACGAACTCAACTTGATGGAACTCTACAAGCGCGAGGAGTTCATCATCGCCCTCCAGGAGAACGGCCGGTACGTCATCGAGGTCCCCGAGTCGTTCCGGCGCGGCCCCGAGAACTGA
- a CDS encoding Era-like GTP-binding protein: MGLFTDIKDSISRAADRLFATDTQKRIGIYGPPNAGKTTLANRIARDWTGDAVGPESHVPHETRRARRKENVEIKRNGQSVSIDIVDTPGVTTKVDYNEFLEYDMEEDDAVRRSREATEGVAEAMHWLREDVDGVIYVLDSTEDPFTQVNTMLVGIIESQNLPVLIFANKIDLEGSNVKRIENAFPQHATVELSALEGQNMDEVYDKIAEYFG, from the coding sequence CGGCTCTTCGCTACCGATACCCAGAAGCGGATCGGTATCTACGGCCCTCCAAACGCGGGAAAGACGACGCTCGCCAATCGAATCGCTCGCGACTGGACCGGGGACGCCGTCGGCCCGGAGAGTCACGTACCCCACGAGACCCGGCGTGCCCGCCGCAAGGAGAACGTCGAGATCAAGCGAAACGGGCAGTCGGTCTCGATCGACATCGTCGACACGCCCGGGGTGACGACGAAAGTCGACTACAACGAGTTCCTCGAGTACGACATGGAAGAGGACGACGCCGTCCGGCGCTCCCGCGAGGCCACGGAAGGCGTCGCCGAGGCGATGCACTGGCTTCGCGAGGACGTCGACGGCGTCATCTACGTGCTCGATTCGACGGAGGACCCCTTCACACAGGTCAACACGATGCTCGTGGGGATCATCGAGAGCCAGAACCTGCCGGTCCTTATTTTCGCCAACAAGATCGACTTGGAGGGGTCGAACGTCAAACGCATCGAGAACGCCTTCCCCCAGCACGCAACGGTCGAGCTCTCGGCGCTCGAAGGACAGAACATGGACGAAGTGTACGACAAGATCGCGGAGTACTTCGGGTGA
- a CDS encoding DUF7089 family protein — MFAERPLSPALSRVREEHAPGTLVVDCESDFETLPPEALDDLAVITEEITPVSHSDEWVPEDAPAIPRRYVGSDLVVVTPGAGSVAWTTQTVPPICFVKARVEGVPEAFVDFLIAESLVEIGFDFPEQFIGFFGEEYPRLALATGLGPNATYQIATALFAGWRGLFTREVFAEWENEEPALYEAWVDAGERLEGRVGELPSLVARNELDFAEATELACSAIKHDLDLPAPFGALDTEAYREHGPAFALRWAEKTFDALE, encoded by the coding sequence ATGTTCGCTGAGCGGCCGCTCTCGCCCGCCCTCTCACGCGTGCGCGAAGAACACGCCCCCGGAACGCTAGTAGTCGACTGCGAGAGCGACTTCGAGACCCTGCCTCCCGAGGCGCTCGACGATCTCGCCGTGATCACCGAGGAGATCACGCCCGTCAGCCACTCCGACGAGTGGGTCCCCGAGGACGCCCCCGCGATCCCGCGGCGGTACGTCGGCTCGGACCTCGTCGTCGTCACTCCCGGGGCGGGCAGCGTCGCGTGGACGACACAGACCGTCCCACCGATCTGTTTCGTCAAAGCGCGCGTCGAGGGCGTTCCCGAGGCGTTCGTCGACTTTCTGATCGCCGAGTCGCTCGTCGAGATCGGGTTCGACTTCCCCGAACAGTTCATCGGCTTCTTCGGCGAGGAATACCCCCGACTCGCGCTGGCGACGGGGCTCGGCCCAAACGCCACCTACCAGATCGCGACGGCCCTCTTTGCGGGGTGGCGCGGGCTTTTCACCCGCGAGGTCTTCGCGGAGTGGGAGAACGAGGAACCCGCCCTGTACGAAGCGTGGGTCGACGCGGGCGAGCGCCTCGAAGGCCGGGTCGGGGAACTCCCCTCGCTGGTGGCGAGGAACGAACTCGACTTCGCGGAGGCGACGGAACTGGCCTGTAGCGCGATCAAACACGACCTCGACCTCCCTGCGCCCTTCGGCGCGCTCGATACCGAAGCGTATCGCGAGCACGGCCCGGCGTTCGCGCTCCGGTGGGCCGAAAAGACGTTCGACGCGCTCGAGTAA